A single genomic interval of Myxocyprinus asiaticus isolate MX2 ecotype Aquarium Trade chromosome 19, UBuf_Myxa_2, whole genome shotgun sequence harbors:
- the LOC127410398 gene encoding NAD-dependent protein deacylase sirtuin-5, mitochondrial isoform X1, with amino-acid sequence MRQQNNQLVYRGLTSHLCAAVRLTWTIPKMARPSSNLAEFRKVFAKAKHIAIITGAGVSAESGVPTFRGQGGYWRKWQAQDLATPEAFSRDPSLVWEFYHYRREVMLSKMPNPAHLAIAECESRLSQQGRSVVIITQNIDELHHRAGSKHIYEIHGSLFKTRCMSCGEVKANHKSPICPALEGKGEPDPRAKDARIPVELLPRCERKRCNGLLRPHVVWFGETLDSDILTSVEQELEKCDLCLVVGTSSIVYPAAMFAPQVAAGGVPVAEFNMESTPATNRFQYHFEGPCGTTLPPALERHESEVN; translated from the exons ATGAGACAGCAAAACAATCAG TTGGTCTATAGGGGGTTGACCTCTCACCTGTGTGCGGCAGTCAGACTGACCTGGACAATTCCTAAAATGGCCAGACCAAGCTCAA ATCTAGCAGAGTTTCGGAAGGTGTTTGCTAAAGCAAAGCACATTGCTATCATTACGGGCGCTGGAGTAAGTGCAGAGAGTGGTGTACCAACCTTTAGAGGACAGGGGGGCTACTGGAGGAAATGGCAGGCACAG GATCTGGCTACCCCTGAAGCTTTCTCACGAGATCCCTCTTTAGTGTGGGAGTTCTACCATTACAGACGTGAG GTAATGCTCAGTAAGATGCCCAACCCTGCACACCTGGCTATAGCAGAGTGTGAGTCTCGTCTTAGCCAACAGGGGCGCTCTGTTGTTATCATCACTCAGAATATTGATGAGCTGCATCACCGTGCTGGTTCCAAACACATCTATGAAATCCACG GAAGTCTATTTAAAACTCGTTGCATGAGCTGTGGAGAAGTCAAGGCCAACCACAAGAGCCCAATCTGTCCTGCtctggagggaaaagg AGAGCCTGACCCCAGAGCCAAGGATGCCAGAATACCAGTAGAGCTTCTGCCTAG GTGTGAGAGGAAAAGATGTAATGGCTTGCTGAGGCCTCATGTGGTATGGTTTGGAGAGACTCTGGATTCAGATATTCTCACCAGCGTGGAGCAGGAGCTGGAAAAGTGTGATCTCTGCTTAGTA GTGGGCACCTCCTCCATAGTTTACCCAGCGGCCATGTTCGCTCCTCAGGTGGCAGCTGGAGGAGTGCCTGTAGCTGAATTTAACATGGAGAGCACACCTGCCACTAATCGGTTTCA
- the LOC127410398 gene encoding NAD-dependent protein deacylase sirtuin-5, mitochondrial isoform X2, with amino-acid sequence MIVQQLVYRGLTSHLCAAVRLTWTIPKMARPSSNLAEFRKVFAKAKHIAIITGAGVSAESGVPTFRGQGGYWRKWQAQDLATPEAFSRDPSLVWEFYHYRREVMLSKMPNPAHLAIAECESRLSQQGRSVVIITQNIDELHHRAGSKHIYEIHGSLFKTRCMSCGEVKANHKSPICPALEGKGEPDPRAKDARIPVELLPRCERKRCNGLLRPHVVWFGETLDSDILTSVEQELEKCDLCLVVGTSSIVYPAAMFAPQVAAGGVPVAEFNMESTPATNRFQYHFEGPCGTTLPPALERHESEVN; translated from the exons ATGATTGTACAGCAGTTGGTCTATAGGGGGTTGACCTCTCACCTGTGTGCGGCAGTCAGACTGACCTGGACAATTCCTAAAATGGCCAGACCAAGCTCAA ATCTAGCAGAGTTTCGGAAGGTGTTTGCTAAAGCAAAGCACATTGCTATCATTACGGGCGCTGGAGTAAGTGCAGAGAGTGGTGTACCAACCTTTAGAGGACAGGGGGGCTACTGGAGGAAATGGCAGGCACAG GATCTGGCTACCCCTGAAGCTTTCTCACGAGATCCCTCTTTAGTGTGGGAGTTCTACCATTACAGACGTGAG GTAATGCTCAGTAAGATGCCCAACCCTGCACACCTGGCTATAGCAGAGTGTGAGTCTCGTCTTAGCCAACAGGGGCGCTCTGTTGTTATCATCACTCAGAATATTGATGAGCTGCATCACCGTGCTGGTTCCAAACACATCTATGAAATCCACG GAAGTCTATTTAAAACTCGTTGCATGAGCTGTGGAGAAGTCAAGGCCAACCACAAGAGCCCAATCTGTCCTGCtctggagggaaaagg AGAGCCTGACCCCAGAGCCAAGGATGCCAGAATACCAGTAGAGCTTCTGCCTAG GTGTGAGAGGAAAAGATGTAATGGCTTGCTGAGGCCTCATGTGGTATGGTTTGGAGAGACTCTGGATTCAGATATTCTCACCAGCGTGGAGCAGGAGCTGGAAAAGTGTGATCTCTGCTTAGTA GTGGGCACCTCCTCCATAGTTTACCCAGCGGCCATGTTCGCTCCTCAGGTGGCAGCTGGAGGAGTGCCTGTAGCTGAATTTAACATGGAGAGCACACCTGCCACTAATCGGTTTCA
- the LOC127410398 gene encoding NAD-dependent protein deacylase sirtuin-5, mitochondrial isoform X3, protein MARPSSNLAEFRKVFAKAKHIAIITGAGVSAESGVPTFRGQGGYWRKWQAQDLATPEAFSRDPSLVWEFYHYRREVMLSKMPNPAHLAIAECESRLSQQGRSVVIITQNIDELHHRAGSKHIYEIHGSLFKTRCMSCGEVKANHKSPICPALEGKGEPDPRAKDARIPVELLPRCERKRCNGLLRPHVVWFGETLDSDILTSVEQELEKCDLCLVVGTSSIVYPAAMFAPQVAAGGVPVAEFNMESTPATNRFQYHFEGPCGTTLPPALERHESEVN, encoded by the exons ATGGCCAGACCAAGCTCAA ATCTAGCAGAGTTTCGGAAGGTGTTTGCTAAAGCAAAGCACATTGCTATCATTACGGGCGCTGGAGTAAGTGCAGAGAGTGGTGTACCAACCTTTAGAGGACAGGGGGGCTACTGGAGGAAATGGCAGGCACAG GATCTGGCTACCCCTGAAGCTTTCTCACGAGATCCCTCTTTAGTGTGGGAGTTCTACCATTACAGACGTGAG GTAATGCTCAGTAAGATGCCCAACCCTGCACACCTGGCTATAGCAGAGTGTGAGTCTCGTCTTAGCCAACAGGGGCGCTCTGTTGTTATCATCACTCAGAATATTGATGAGCTGCATCACCGTGCTGGTTCCAAACACATCTATGAAATCCACG GAAGTCTATTTAAAACTCGTTGCATGAGCTGTGGAGAAGTCAAGGCCAACCACAAGAGCCCAATCTGTCCTGCtctggagggaaaagg AGAGCCTGACCCCAGAGCCAAGGATGCCAGAATACCAGTAGAGCTTCTGCCTAG GTGTGAGAGGAAAAGATGTAATGGCTTGCTGAGGCCTCATGTGGTATGGTTTGGAGAGACTCTGGATTCAGATATTCTCACCAGCGTGGAGCAGGAGCTGGAAAAGTGTGATCTCTGCTTAGTA GTGGGCACCTCCTCCATAGTTTACCCAGCGGCCATGTTCGCTCCTCAGGTGGCAGCTGGAGGAGTGCCTGTAGCTGAATTTAACATGGAGAGCACACCTGCCACTAATCGGTTTCA